The sequence GCAGCACCTTGAAGATTCTTGCCAAAAACTCGGCTCTAACGTTTTCAGGCAGCCTTCGCGAGACGTTCGAGTGAACCACGAGAACTGGCGCAGAGAGCTTGTAAGCAAAATCCGCTGACACCTTGCCGTAATAAGCCGCCGTGGCTAATTCATCCTCGCTTTGCACATGAATCGTAGCTGCATGCAGCGTTAAGCACTCCAAGCCGTTTGCCTCAATAAGCCGCTTAGCTTCGTAAACGCATTCTTCATCATCTCTCTGCACGCATTTCATGTTAAACTCCAAACTATCAAAACCCAACTCTCGAACACAGGCTACATTGTCAGCTAAATTCATCCTAGAAAAAACGCCATTAGACAAACTCAATCTCAAAGCTGCCCTACCTGCCTCGTCTCATACCCAGTTATGGTTATGTGAAGGGGGCTATAGTTTTTTCCACGCGCTATCACACGCCAGCACTGAAAACGCCAACAAGCAGCCCGCAAGCATAAATAACCCCTTAGAAGTCAAGCTTAGCTTGATGCGTAGAGTGAAGTTTCATTGAAACCGAAAAAAAGCTACAAACGAGGCTACCCTGTAGCAATCCTCGTAGGCATAGAAGCAAATCAAGCAGCATTATGGAGAATATACAGCAACGTAGCCAAACACGAAAAAACCATCCCGCTCAACGACGCGGAAAACAGCCCGAAAGCCCAATACAATTTCTACGAAGCCACAATAAACGCGTTAAGACCCACGCTGAAAGAAGGCGTAAGAAGCATAATCATAGCCTCACCAGCCAAAAGCAACTGCGCGAAAAACTTCCTCAACCACATTCAAACGCACCACACGTGGCTAACGCAAGGACCAAACAAAACCGTCATCTCAGAAATCACAGGCTCCGCACGCACCCAACCCGAAGTAGCTGCGCTCGCAAAAAACCCCATATTCCGCCAAACAATCAACGAAACCACCGCACAGGAATCAGAAAACATAATAGACACAATGGAAAAACGCCTCAACACATCAAGCCAAGACGCGCTTGTGCTTTACGAATTCACAGAAATAGAAACCGCCATCCTCACCCCGTGGAAACCCAGCAAACCCAAACCCGAATTTCTCCTGCTAACCGACGTTTACTTGGCGAACGCACGCGCAAAAAACCGCTTGAACAGGCTAATGCAAATCGCCGCCAACAGAAACATCCAAACCCGCATACTAAACGCGGAATCACCAGCAGGAAAACGCCTAACGCAACTCGGCGGAATAACGCTCTTAACGAAAGCTACCTGAGAAACAGCTACTTCTTGCGGATGTTACACTGAAGCACCTTCGGACACACGAGGCACTCATCAGGCAACGCCCCATCAGACGGCAACCCATTCAAAAGCCCAGAAAAATGCGCGCACTTGGCAGGAGAATCAAAAACCGTCGGGTAATCAACAGCCCGCACATCCACAATCTTCAACCCCTCCGTAACAATATCCAACTTAGACATACAAAAAGGACACGCATAAAACGACTGACGAGGAACCGTTGACGCATCAGTCAAAACCGTAGGCTTATCAAATGTCTTCTCGCAGCCTTTGTACGGGCAACGAAGCTTGTCTTCATGCAGGTGAAACAGCGTCACTTTTCGTCACTCCCCCGGTTCGTGCGCCTGCAAATATCTGCAATATTAATATTTTATAAACTTTTCCGTCTACATGAACAACACAACTACAAAACCACAAAA comes from Candidatus Bathyarchaeota archaeon and encodes:
- a CDS encoding sugar phosphate isomerase/epimerase, which encodes MNLADNVACVRELGFDSLEFNMKCVQRDDEECVYEAKRLIEANGLECLTLHAATIHVQSEDELATAAYYGKVSADFAYKLSAPVLVVHSNVSRRLPENVRAEFLARIFKVL